The Mesorhizobium sp. B1-1-8 genome contains a region encoding:
- a CDS encoding acyl-CoA dehydrogenase family protein, with product MPDRSFLDWPFFEDHHRELAEQLEAWCAKNLPVDHHDIDAACRALVAMLGRDGWLEPTALDPDNPGPLDVRTLCIIRETLARYDGLADFAFAMQGLGTGAITLFGTPEQQQWLTKTRAGKAIAAFALSEPRSGSDVANMEMTAIRDGDFYLLSGEKTWISNGGIADLYIVFARTGEAPGAKGISAFIVPAETQGLSIAERLETIAPHPLARLAFDNARVPVSALIGKSGDGFRIAMSVLDVFRSTVGAAALGFARRALDESVSRANERELFGAPMADLQMVQGHIADMALDVDAAALLVYRAAWTKDMGAARVTREAAMAKLFATDRAQVVIDKAVQLHGGDGVRKGHITESLYREIRALRIYEGASDVQKVVIARQVMGAA from the coding sequence ATGCCTGACCGCTCCTTCCTCGACTGGCCGTTCTTCGAGGACCATCATCGCGAACTGGCCGAACAGCTCGAAGCCTGGTGCGCGAAAAACCTCCCCGTCGATCATCATGATATCGACGCAGCCTGTCGCGCGCTGGTGGCGATGCTCGGCCGCGACGGCTGGCTGGAACCAACTGCGCTCGACCCCGACAATCCGGGACCGCTCGACGTCCGCACGCTCTGCATTATCCGGGAGACGCTGGCCCGTTACGATGGGCTTGCCGACTTCGCCTTTGCCATGCAGGGGCTCGGCACTGGCGCGATCACGCTGTTCGGCACGCCGGAGCAGCAGCAGTGGCTGACAAAAACGCGCGCGGGCAAGGCGATCGCTGCCTTCGCACTGTCGGAGCCGCGTTCAGGATCGGATGTCGCCAACATGGAGATGACGGCTATCCGTGACGGCGACTTCTATCTGCTCTCCGGCGAAAAGACCTGGATCTCCAATGGCGGCATCGCCGATCTCTATATCGTCTTTGCCCGCACCGGCGAGGCGCCGGGGGCCAAGGGAATTTCCGCCTTCATCGTGCCTGCCGAGACGCAAGGGCTCAGCATTGCCGAGCGGCTGGAAACCATTGCCCCGCATCCACTGGCGCGGCTGGCATTCGACAACGCTCGCGTTCCTGTTTCGGCGCTGATCGGCAAATCCGGCGACGGTTTTCGGATCGCGATGTCGGTGCTCGACGTGTTCCGTTCGACGGTAGGCGCCGCGGCCCTTGGATTTGCCCGGCGCGCGCTGGACGAGAGCGTCAGCCGGGCCAACGAGCGCGAATTGTTCGGCGCGCCGATGGCCGATCTGCAGATGGTGCAGGGCCACATCGCCGACATGGCGCTGGATGTCGATGCAGCAGCGCTACTCGTCTACCGCGCCGCCTGGACCAAGGACATGGGGGCCGCGCGGGTGACGCGCGAGGCGGCGATGGCCAAGCTGTTTGCCACCGACCGCGCGCAAGTGGTGATCGACAAGGCGGTGCAGCTGCATGGCGGCGACGGCGTGCGCAAGGGCCACATCACAGAGAGCCTCTATCGCGAGATCCGCGCCCTGCGCATCTACGAGGGCGCTTCTGACGTGCAGAAGGTGGTGATTGCCAGACAGGTGATGGGCGCAGCCTGA